The following proteins are encoded in a genomic region of Phycisphaerae bacterium:
- the cysS gene encoding cysteine--tRNA ligase, translated as MTLRVYNTLSGEKELFESVRPGAVGIYLCGPTVYKPAHIGHAVGPVIFDVIKRYLTFKSYKVTWVVNVTDVEDKLINEARKQGRGVMELARDLEEQYIGAMGALGVKSIDYMPRASEHIQDIIDHIDKLIKINAAYSVDGDVYFDVSKDADYGKLSHRKPEEQFAGTRDGLVQGKKRNPGDFALWKAAKPDEPDDVVYRSPWGRGRPGWHIECSAMASKYLGETFDIHGGGMDLKFPHHENEIAQSETAYNKPFAKYWLHNGLTRFNTKKVSKSDPEFEKVMASLQLSNLLTTHPPELLRFLIISSHYRSPIDFSDEALAACKSGLSTFHRLMERLERASGVDPYRAEVQIEHVREQAVDTATREFVEKITNLRVRFLEAMDDDFNTAGAIGVLFDTASAINRFIDASRIETQTSETATIIVRAAGGSFTFMANLLGLLTTKPTAKVQNDSLTPKLVELLIAVRKMARDAKQFEIGDHIRAEMSKLGIALEDRKDGTQWRIE; from the coding sequence ATGACACTACGAGTTTACAACACCCTGTCCGGCGAGAAAGAGCTATTCGAGTCAGTTCGACCGGGCGCGGTCGGAATCTATCTGTGCGGCCCGACAGTCTACAAGCCGGCGCACATCGGTCATGCCGTCGGCCCCGTGATTTTCGACGTCATCAAGCGATATCTCACGTTCAAGTCCTACAAAGTAACGTGGGTTGTGAACGTGACCGACGTCGAGGACAAGTTGATCAATGAAGCTCGTAAGCAAGGTCGCGGGGTGATGGAGCTGGCCCGCGACCTCGAGGAGCAGTATATCGGAGCGATGGGCGCTTTGGGCGTCAAATCCATCGACTACATGCCCCGAGCCAGCGAACATATCCAGGACATCATCGATCACATAGACAAGCTGATCAAAATTAACGCCGCCTATTCCGTCGATGGCGATGTGTATTTCGATGTCTCGAAGGATGCCGACTACGGCAAGCTCTCCCATCGCAAACCCGAAGAACAATTCGCCGGCACGCGCGACGGTCTCGTTCAGGGGAAGAAGAGGAACCCCGGCGATTTTGCACTCTGGAAGGCTGCCAAGCCGGATGAACCGGACGACGTGGTCTATCGGTCACCCTGGGGCCGCGGTCGGCCGGGCTGGCACATCGAGTGCTCGGCGATGGCATCCAAGTATCTGGGCGAAACGTTCGACATCCACGGCGGCGGAATGGACCTCAAGTTTCCGCACCACGAAAACGAAATCGCCCAGTCCGAAACTGCGTACAACAAGCCGTTCGCGAAATACTGGCTTCATAACGGGCTGACACGATTCAATACGAAGAAAGTCTCGAAGTCCGATCCTGAATTCGAAAAGGTCATGGCGTCGCTTCAGCTATCGAACCTGTTGACCACACACCCGCCGGAACTGCTGCGTTTTCTCATCATCTCGTCGCATTATCGTTCGCCGATCGATTTCTCTGACGAAGCACTCGCGGCCTGCAAGAGCGGCCTGAGCACGTTTCATCGGCTCATGGAGCGACTTGAACGGGCGTCGGGAGTCGACCCCTATCGCGCCGAGGTGCAGATCGAGCATGTACGCGAACAGGCCGTGGATACGGCAACACGCGAATTCGTAGAGAAGATCACCAATCTGCGTGTGCGTTTTCTCGAAGCGATGGACGACGACTTCAACACGGCCGGTGCGATTGGCGTGCTCTTTGACACCGCCAGCGCCATCAATCGATTTATTGATGCATCGCGCATTGAGACACAGACCAGTGAAACGGCCACCATCATCGTTCGGGCGGCCGGTGGCTCGTTTACGTTCATGGCAAATCTGCTCGGCCTGCTGACGACCAAGCCGACGGCGAAAGTTCAGAACGACAGCCTGACTCCGAAACTTGTCGAACTACTTATTGCGGTTCGAAAAATGGCGCGCGATGCGAAGCAGTTTGAGATCGGAGACCATATTCGCGCGGAAATGTCCAAACTGGGAATCGCACTCGAAGATCGCAAGGATGGGACTCAGTGGCGAATCGAGTAA
- a CDS encoding crossover junction endodeoxyribonuclease RuvC, translated as MTILGIDPGLDRTGYAVLEAGTRRVIDAGLLRSSNKLPLARRLREIEAGLEELLSEYAIDLVAVEDLYAHYKHPRTAILMGHARGVVLVSAARRAIDVASLSATMVKRTLTGNGHAGKLQMQRAILATLELSVMPEPSDVADALAIAWCAGQQAREAELTRR; from the coding sequence ATGACGATTCTGGGCATTGATCCCGGACTGGATCGCACCGGATACGCCGTGCTGGAAGCCGGTACGCGGCGGGTGATCGACGCGGGGCTGCTGCGATCGTCAAATAAACTGCCTCTCGCGCGCCGGCTACGCGAAATCGAGGCCGGACTCGAAGAACTCCTGTCCGAGTATGCCATCGATCTCGTCGCGGTAGAGGATCTCTACGCGCACTATAAACACCCGCGCACCGCCATCCTGATGGGTCATGCTCGCGGCGTGGTGCTTGTGTCCGCTGCGCGACGTGCCATCGACGTCGCCAGCTTGTCCGCGACGATGGTGAAGCGGACATTGACGGGGAATGGTCATGCGGGCAAATTGCAGATGCAGCGGGCGATCCTAGCGACGCTCGAACTCAGTGTGATGCCCGAGCCGTCGGATGTGGCGGATGCGCTAGCCATCGCGTGGTGCGCAGGCCAGCAGGCCCGGGAAGCGGAACTGACTCGCCGATGA
- the ruvB gene encoding Holliday junction branch migration DNA helicase RuvB — protein MSRERVITSGSLSAREEQTNFALRPRRFDEWVGQRAVVEQLHIAIDAARARREPLEHVLLDGPPGLGKTTLAHLIAEEMGVADRIRMTSGPTIVKPGELMSTLTGLEEGDVLFIDEIHRLARTVEEFLYPAMEDFRVDFTLESGVGGRTVNFNLKRFTLIGATTRAGMLTAAMRDRFGLRYHMDFYDPADLLEILRRSATRLAISAPADALQLIAERSRGTPRVANRLLRRIRDYAAVRSNGRIDPSAVEKALAIEEIDGAGMDRLDRLFLGCLIETYRGGPAGIEAIAATLGQSRDTLEDMVEPFLLQRRFVIRTRQGRCATRAAYEHLGLTPPDSTTVGSSDADVPSGLFDA, from the coding sequence ATGTCCCGTGAGCGAGTGATTACATCCGGCAGCCTGTCTGCTCGGGAGGAGCAGACCAACTTCGCCTTGCGCCCGCGGCGCTTCGACGAATGGGTCGGGCAGCGCGCGGTTGTTGAGCAATTACATATCGCCATCGATGCGGCACGGGCGCGGCGTGAGCCACTGGAGCATGTCCTGCTCGACGGGCCGCCCGGCCTCGGTAAGACGACGCTGGCTCACTTGATTGCAGAGGAGATGGGCGTTGCGGATCGGATCCGCATGACCAGCGGCCCCACCATCGTCAAACCGGGCGAACTGATGAGCACATTGACCGGTCTAGAAGAAGGCGATGTACTCTTCATCGATGAAATCCACCGCCTGGCCCGCACCGTCGAGGAGTTTCTCTACCCGGCCATGGAGGACTTTCGTGTGGATTTCACGCTGGAGTCCGGAGTGGGCGGACGGACGGTCAACTTCAACCTGAAGCGATTCACATTGATCGGCGCCACGACCCGCGCCGGCATGTTGACTGCAGCGATGCGTGACCGCTTCGGATTGCGATACCATATGGATTTCTATGATCCGGCGGATCTGCTGGAGATACTCCGGCGATCGGCCACACGACTGGCAATCTCCGCACCTGCCGATGCGCTTCAGCTCATCGCCGAGCGCTCGCGCGGCACGCCGCGCGTGGCGAATCGGCTCCTTCGGCGAATTCGCGATTATGCGGCGGTGCGCTCGAACGGCAGGATAGACCCTTCCGCGGTTGAGAAGGCGCTGGCAATCGAGGAGATTGACGGCGCGGGGATGGATCGCCTCGATCGCCTGTTCCTGGGCTGCCTGATCGAAACATACCGTGGCGGACCGGCCGGCATCGAAGCAATTGCGGCCACGCTGGGGCAATCGCGTGACACGCTCGAGGACATGGTCGAACCGTTTCTCCTCCAGCGCCGCTTTGTCATTCGGACTCGGCAAGGCCGCTGCGCGACACGCGCCGCATATGAGCATCTCGGGTTGACGCCGCCTGATTCGACGACCGTCGGTTCGTCCGATGCCGACGTTCCGAGCGGACTGTTCGACGCCTGA